One part of the bacterium genome encodes these proteins:
- a CDS encoding FAD-binding protein, producing the protein MGTPEMEEERYSCDVLVIGTGAAGCRAAIEASEHSADVILVAKGVFGKSGTTNLACVVYDAALGHADPKDSPQIHFEDSVIYSRFLADQDLVRTFTWGAPKTVYDLERYGLSWYKTEDGRFYQLNSPGLRYNRGVHYNETTGKKVQTALVREIKRSTRRNIRVIEDLFIFQLLTEEGAVTGAVGLDLQRDRFVIIQAGGTIL; encoded by the coding sequence ATGGGGACTCCTGAAATGGAAGAAGAGCGGTATTCTTGTGATGTTCTCGTCATCGGCACTGGCGCTGCGGGCTGCCGTGCGGCCATCGAGGCGAGTGAGCACTCCGCTGATGTTATTCTCGTGGCGAAGGGAGTGTTCGGCAAGTCGGGCACGACGAATCTCGCCTGCGTCGTATACGACGCCGCGCTGGGGCACGCGGACCCCAAGGATTCTCCTCAAATCCACTTTGAGGACAGCGTCATTTATTCCCGCTTTCTCGCCGATCAGGATCTGGTCCGGACATTCACGTGGGGTGCCCCCAAGACCGTCTACGATCTCGAACGGTACGGATTGTCCTGGTATAAGACGGAGGACGGCCGATTTTACCAGCTGAATTCTCCTGGCCTCAGATACAACCGAGGCGTCCATTACAATGAAACCACTGGCAAGAAAGTCCAGACGGCCCTCGTTCGTGAAATTAAACGGTCCACCCGTAGAAACATCCGCGTCATCGAAGATCTGTTCATCTTCCAGCTTCTGACCGAAGAGGGCGCCGTCACCGGCGCGGTGGGACTCGACCTACAGCGTGACCGTTTCGTCATCATCCAAGCCGGTGGCACCATTCTC